The Porphyromonas pogonae genome segment TTCCGGTATTCTTGCTCAACTAATGCCTGTGGCATATGCTGCACTATCCGTATATACATCCTGCAAAACCTGTAAGCATACATATTTCTAAACACACATATAAAAAAAACACTTACCTTTGTAGCAACAAACAACTTAATATAGCTTTTTAGAGCGATTTAGAGATTATCACTTATGTTTTTTGACAACATAGTATTCAGTCATTTTATACCCGAGATATTGGTTATCTTGGGGTATATTACATTTATGCTGAATCCATTTGGTGCCAAAGAAGCAAAATCTCTTCAGGACAATCAGGAGCTACGCATCATACACTTGACTGATCATAAACAGACAGTCAATAGGAGCACAGGTGCAGTATGCCATCTCTTCAGCAAAGTATACAATCGCAAGCTCCCACGGACAAAGCTTCTTTATATTCACTTCCTTCCGAAGCCCCGAATCTTTTGCCCTAAAACTATTGACGGATTTGACTCCGACTACCGTCTCTTCATATTCAGTAGACCTCCCCCATTTATTTGCAGCTAAACGTCTGTGTTCAGTATTTTACAAGGATGCTGAATGATGCTCTTTGTGAGGTACCCGATACCCACTAAAGCATATGTCCCTTACACTTAGGGATACCAATGAGTAATTATTTACAATAAACTGCAAACCAATATGACAAAATTATTTAGATGGCTTATACTCCCGGCTATTCTACTCCATACATTTTATATTCAGGCATCAGAACCGGAAAAGATCGATACCATACAACTGCATGAAGTGGTTGTAGAGGCATCCAAGGAACATATACAATTCAAGAGAGTTCCGGCATCTGTGAGCGTACTTACGTCTGACGAGCTAGGTTTCAACGGTGTCTACACCATGCCCAATATCAGCGTAGTCATGCCCAACCTTTTCATGCACGATTATGGCTCCAAACTTACATCATCCGTTTATATCCGAGGCATTGGGTCTAGAATAAATTCCCCTTCAGTAGGGCTATATGTGGATCATGTACCCTATTATGACAAGTCCCTCATGAATTTCGACCTCTACGACATCAATCGTATTGAAGTCTTGCGCGGGCCCCAAGGCACGGAGTACGGCAGAAACACTATGGGGGGAATCATCAACGTTACAACTAAGTCTCCTCTGCAATATCAGGGATTGGATGTAAAACTTCAGGCAGCCACCTATGGAGACTACACAGTAAGTAGTGGTTACTATGCACGCCCTACCGACAAGTTTGCTTACTCTATAAGTGGTAACTATCTGCATCGTGACGGTTTTTTCACCAATAAATTTCTCAATAGCAAAGTGGATAAAATCAACTCTTACGGCATGAGAAACAGAATGAACTATATAGTATCGTCCAAGCTATCGTTCGAGAATATCCTCAATTTTGAGATCAGCAATCAGGGTGGTTACCCCTATGCAATATACGATACAAATACCCAAAAAGTTGAAGACATCTCCTATAATCAATACAGCAGTTACAAGAGAGGGATGATCTCCGATGCTTTTCTTGTAAAATACAATACGGACAAGTACGAGCTTACATCCGCAACATCATATCAGTTCTTCAAAGACAACCAATCTATCGACCAAGACTTCAGTAAAGACTCCATAACCTATGTAACCCAAAAACAGAATCAGCACTTGGTTACACAAGATCTCACACTCAAATCCAAATGGAGTGAGCGTTACAATATGCTCATCGGAGTCAATGCCTTTTATCAAAATTTCGACAATAACGTAAGGGTTCATGCCTACCCTAAAAAGACTGAGACATTCAAGACCTATGATCATGCTATCATGG includes the following:
- a CDS encoding TonB-dependent receptor, with translation MTKLFRWLILPAILLHTFYIQASEPEKIDTIQLHEVVVEASKEHIQFKRVPASVSVLTSDELGFNGVYTMPNISVVMPNLFMHDYGSKLTSSVYIRGIGSRINSPSVGLYVDHVPYYDKSLMNFDLYDINRIEVLRGPQGTEYGRNTMGGIINVTTKSPLQYQGLDVKLQAATYGDYTVSSGYYARPTDKFAYSISGNYLHRDGFFTNKFLNSKVDKINSYGMRNRMNYIVSSKLSFENILNFEISNQGGYPYAIYDTNTQKVEDISYNQYSSYKRGMISDAFLVKYNTDKYELTSATSYQFFKDNQSIDQDFSKDSITYVTQKQNQHLVTQDLTLKSKWSERYNMLIGVNAFYQNFDNNVRVHAYPKKTETFKTYDHAIMGAALFQQTTIKNVLVENLNLTAGLRMDMERDVLKYKYDLITPKGTSTKADTTFKALNSLEFLPKLALTYEMPNHNIYGTIARGYKTGGFNTSFSKPDEVTFKPEYSWNFELGIKSSWFNKNLFTELALFYIDWKDQQIYRTLKVGGAMLINAGHSASKGLEFSFHTAPIHGFELMGSYGFTHAKFLDNKKNDKSDYSGNYIPYVPQNTLSVQLRKTFALAPNGFADKIILSSLYKGAGNFYYNDANTLKQKYYGLLDARISIIRRAVQIDLWANNITNKNYLAHFFVMGAENTAYAQKGKPFQAGVTLSLKFPK